Proteins co-encoded in one Actinomycetota bacterium genomic window:
- the gatB gene encoding Asp-tRNA(Asn)/Glu-tRNA(Gln) amidotransferase subunit GatB: MFCGCATDFGAPPNTRVCPVCTGQPGALPVANAAAVDSAARLGLALNCAIAPTCWFHRKNYFYPDLAKNYQISQYDIPLCSEGWLDVDTDGAPARIGIERVHMEEDTGKMEHRGGGGRLHGADKSLIDYNRCGIPLLECVSKPDIRSPEQAGAFVRELQGIVRTLGISDAKMEEGSLRCDANVSVRRIATDGTSDPYGTRCEIKNLNSIRSLVRAVTYEAERQIHVLESAGQIVQETRHWDEERGLTELLRRKEAVTDYRYFPDPDLVEVVSSAAWVEQLRATLPELPATARGRLVEAGVDAAQAATIVSYGLLAWYDAAVGLDADPRTTANWLTGEVVAQLNERGAEPADTPMTGHHIGELVRLVDDGTLSHKLGREVLDAVFETGAAPTRIVEERGLQQISDEAALEALIERIIADNPETAATIREGNTKAIGALVGQAMRETRGRANPQVVNQLLADRILGG, translated from the coding sequence ATGTTCTGCGGTTGCGCGACGGACTTCGGCGCCCCGCCCAACACCCGGGTGTGCCCGGTTTGCACCGGCCAGCCCGGTGCGCTCCCGGTGGCCAACGCCGCAGCGGTGGACTCGGCCGCGCGGCTGGGACTGGCGCTCAACTGCGCGATCGCCCCGACCTGCTGGTTCCACCGCAAGAACTACTTCTACCCCGACCTGGCCAAGAACTACCAGATCAGCCAGTACGACATCCCGCTGTGCTCCGAGGGGTGGCTGGACGTCGACACCGACGGTGCGCCGGCCCGGATCGGCATCGAACGCGTCCACATGGAGGAGGACACCGGGAAGATGGAGCACCGCGGCGGCGGCGGACGCCTCCACGGCGCCGACAAGTCGCTGATCGACTACAACCGCTGCGGCATCCCGCTGCTGGAGTGCGTCTCCAAGCCCGACATCCGCAGCCCCGAGCAGGCGGGCGCCTTCGTCCGGGAGCTGCAGGGGATCGTTCGGACGCTGGGCATCTCGGACGCCAAGATGGAGGAGGGGTCGTTGCGGTGCGACGCCAACGTGTCGGTCCGCCGCATCGCCACGGACGGGACCAGCGACCCCTACGGGACGCGGTGCGAGATCAAGAACCTCAACTCCATCCGGTCGCTGGTCCGTGCGGTGACCTACGAGGCGGAGCGCCAGATCCACGTCCTCGAATCCGCCGGCCAGATCGTGCAGGAGACCCGCCACTGGGACGAGGAACGCGGCCTGACGGAGCTGTTGCGCCGGAAGGAGGCCGTGACCGACTACCGCTACTTCCCCGATCCCGATCTGGTCGAGGTGGTCTCGAGCGCGGCGTGGGTGGAGCAGCTCCGCGCCACGCTCCCCGAGCTGCCCGCCACCGCGCGCGGCCGGCTGGTCGAGGCCGGGGTCGACGCCGCGCAGGCCGCCACGATCGTGTCCTACGGGCTGCTGGCCTGGTACGACGCCGCCGTGGGGCTCGACGCTGACCCGCGGACGACCGCCAACTGGCTGACCGGCGAGGTCGTCGCGCAGCTCAACGAGCGCGGAGCCGAACCGGCCGACACCCCCATGACCGGTCACCACATCGGCGAGCTCGTCCGTCTGGTCGACGACGGCACGCTGTCCCACAAGCTCGGTCGGGAGGTCCTCGACGCGGTCTTCGAGACCGGAGCCGCACCGACCAGGATCGTCGAGGAGCGGGGACTGCAACAGATCTCCGACGAGGCTGCGCTCGAGGCACTGATCGAACGCATCATCGCGGATAACCCGGAGACGGCCGCCACGATCCGTGAGGGCAACACCAAGGCGATCGGGGCGCTCGTCGGTCAGGCGATGCGCGAGACCCGCGGACGAGCCAACCCACAGGTCGTCAACCAGCTCCTGGCCGACCGCATCCTGGGAGGCTGA